The Nitrosarchaeum sp. genome has a segment encoding these proteins:
- a CDS encoding cytochrome b N-terminal domain-containing protein produces MAVSLHRRTGAVAFFYWLWDGLDRTIFTAIKFSFPARFVSPFGFLGMLTFVVFVILGISGALLMFYYQPMLDRAWDSVKFINDEVPFGFHIRNIHYHGSNAMVLLAILHMYYQYFSGRYKIRNEILWATGVILGTVTILEAFTGYDVIFSERAELAISIAASLTTSIPIAGPTIRDAMFGSGFSDFVLRFYAQHVFLLPLVMLGLMAVHFPRFLVFDVPMVMAIGGAILVTGGVFPIDLGFKFEPTVPPGITVPEWYLTGLYAFLRTQYDKFVTGVLWPGLFIASFLLIPFIDRYKKFSWKDRPIITAFGITGIAQIMVTTYWGFYIPSDTTIPLVERLVIDPVFLYTVMILLVPLGFGFSYMMIKLAKESERKAKLAKDKGPKKVATINLSQKWINWLIVALLAFQVFLNIAAYNAALTGMKNISLFFIGIILIVFAGFFHLYRYGLNQAKNAPPPPPVPVHEEKPQELPQSVPSGKLPEEKSIDDSKKETKEIAPQITPPKVQADLGVGTNTIPDLGSSDLKKP; encoded by the coding sequence ATGGCCGTTTCGCTTCATAGACGTACTGGCGCAGTTGCCTTTTTTTACTGGCTCTGGGATGGATTAGACAGAACAATCTTTACTGCAATTAAATTTTCATTTCCTGCTAGGTTTGTAAGTCCATTTGGATTTTTGGGGATGCTTACATTTGTTGTATTTGTAATTCTTGGAATTTCAGGTGCACTTCTAATGTTTTACTACCAACCAATGTTGGATAGAGCATGGGATAGTGTAAAGTTCATCAATGATGAAGTCCCATTTGGTTTTCACATTAGAAATATTCATTATCATGGATCCAACGCAATGGTGCTTTTAGCAATTTTACATATGTATTATCAATACTTTAGTGGAAGATACAAAATTAGAAATGAAATTTTATGGGCAACTGGTGTAATTCTTGGAACAGTTACAATTCTAGAAGCTTTTACTGGTTATGATGTAATATTTAGTGAAAGAGCAGAACTTGCAATTAGTATAGCTGCATCTCTTACCACATCAATTCCGATAGCAGGACCAACAATTCGTGATGCAATGTTTGGTAGTGGGTTTTCAGACTTTGTGTTACGATTTTATGCACAACATGTGTTTCTCTTACCTCTTGTAATGCTTGGATTGATGGCTGTGCACTTTCCAAGGTTTCTTGTGTTTGATGTACCAATGGTTATGGCAATTGGTGGTGCAATTCTGGTAACTGGCGGTGTATTTCCAATTGATCTAGGATTCAAGTTTGAACCCACGGTTCCGCCCGGAATCACTGTCCCTGAATGGTATTTGACAGGTCTCTATGCATTTTTGAGAACTCAGTATGACAAGTTTGTTACAGGTGTTTTATGGCCTGGACTTTTCATTGCGTCATTTTTACTGATTCCATTTATTGATAGATATAAAAAATTCTCTTGGAAAGATCGTCCAATAATTACTGCATTTGGTATTACTGGAATAGCTCAAATCATGGTCACAACATATTGGGGATTTTATATTCCATCTGATACTACTATTCCTCTAGTAGAGCGTTTGGTAATTGATCCAGTGTTTCTATATACCGTAATGATATTATTAGTTCCACTAGGATTTGGATTCTCATATATGATGATTAAACTTGCAAAAGAATCTGAAAGAAAAGCCAAACTTGCAAAAGACAAGGGTCCAAAGAAAGTGGCAACAATTAATCTCTCACAAAAATGGATTAATTGGCTAATTGTTGCACTGTTGGCATTTCAAGTATTTCTAAACATTGCAGCATATAATGCAGCCTTGACAGGAATGAAAAATATCTCGTTATTTTTCATAGGAATTATCTTGATAGTGTTTGCTGGGTTCTTCCATCTATACAGATATGGATTAAACCAAGCAAAGAATGCACCTCCACCACCACCTGTACCTGTACATGAAGAAAAACCACAGGAGCTACCACAATCAGTTCCAAGTGGAAAACTTCCAGAAGAAAAGTCAATAGACGATAGCAAAAAAGAAACAAAAGAAATTGCTCCACAAATTACACCGCCAAAAGTTCAAGCTGATTTAGGAGTTGGTACTAATACAATTCCAGATTTAGGTTCTTCAGATCTAAAAAAACCCTAG
- a CDS encoding twin-arginine translocation signal domain-containing protein has product MSEQGTKKSGGLSRRDFLKLMGAAGTGLAFAPFVPFGNFMPNPSQATLEKVKVILPDGTQANVRTFPLNHAEVITYPSTGDPALDAEAFRKWQFIRLPKELGGEQQNVSAFRAYSMVCLHLWCLWKYWPEEGRKRGECPCHGSMYDPTTGTAFAGPASLQAAPSDTLPELNFEVDADGFLWVLPPTWGVNDNGVIGYGRFAS; this is encoded by the coding sequence ATGTCTGAGCAGGGGACAAAAAAGTCTGGCGGATTATCTAGAAGAGATTTTCTAAAGTTGATGGGAGCTGCAGGCACTGGGTTGGCTTTTGCTCCTTTTGTTCCATTTGGGAATTTCATGCCAAATCCTTCACAGGCAACTCTAGAAAAAGTTAAAGTCATTTTACCTGATGGCACCCAAGCAAACGTTAGAACATTTCCACTTAACCATGCTGAAGTAATTACATATCCTAGTACTGGTGATCCTGCACTTGATGCAGAAGCATTTAGAAAATGGCAATTCATTAGATTGCCAAAAGAACTTGGAGGAGAACAACAAAATGTTTCAGCTTTTAGGGCATACAGTATGGTGTGTCTTCATCTTTGGTGTTTATGGAAATATTGGCCTGAAGAAGGACGAAAGAGAGGAGAATGCCCTTGTCATGGAAGTATGTATGATCCTACAACAGGAACTGCATTTGCTGGACCAGCATCATTACAAGCTGCACCATCAGATACATTGCCAGAATTAAATTTTGAAGTTGATGCAGATGGCTTTTTATGGGTTTTACCACCAACATGGGGTGTGAATGACAATGGAGTAATTGGATATGGCCGTTTCGCTTCATAG
- a CDS encoding S8 family serine peptidase, whose protein sequence is MPKAAILFCVILVSGMFVNSYAYVGGDIPLENKISINNSILFDSDIVKIDSDFFKQNNFKRYIIFGTGPDGSNFLKNNSLYGIESRGGFFYIAVLPENSISNFVSKGYNVIEDLKLDFHSNTSIPDASRIGEITGSTLVQTKYNVNGQGIKIGIVDTGVDFSNLDIRSSLARDKNNHPIMLDADGQGIVLTNSTFFAFIDKDGIIRNNTKPLPEGMTSSVYQTRDGIFLNISQNGKGTKIPIYNSFFPQSGNAPIFSGTLDTDMKIGSDNRNYIKSKSGIYHFGVMYQGGLEGSLARIQVVPILVVDSNIAGVYDTIIPDMSTSWEDYTRFDLKSGERPKYDFDFTDEKPIVLGSGNEFLVYDSNGDGKADYSAGTVGAQVLDVYGVIQNKTSDIDKTLNAINGTLLPAFDSKGMFFGVMTDFAGHGTSSTASITSKGNQTYDIYNNTNKFTITGVAPGAKIVPVKSLWVGDTVYAWLWLSGFDSNDHSWNFTGKPRVDIISNSWGISNFPSFNSAPGMDILSVILSILATPHSLDDNYPGITIVSSAGNSGHGYGTIGMPNSSPFGIAVGATTNNVFVGYGPFKDQPRFGNNASHFNDVVDFSSRGPGIIGDPKPDLMSIGAHGFTPSNVIKTKKDSRDESFSLFGGTSMAAPLVSGSAALLMEGLNKQSEAYDSFTIKNILMSTAKDLQNDPFTQGAGLVDASAALSFVNGEDGKFIVYNDASYNNIKEILKLPLETINPVFLGFKKFEFPTKTMPMTSWFAGQLHPGESSKTTFTIENPTDKPIQISIKPTTISLIKNTLYDGETKVQQKDPILNKSDAFIPNYIKLSDIKNPKELGDLFDDNLIPAESSLMILNLNFPFDNFMNKTDTLYANDMKISSLYLYDWIDNNNDTKISSNELSMVSRAGSWGTVQELRISDPNEKFNGTPLVGVYPTPTRYSYYLGDTKQNSTSMEYTLSASYYQKDKWPVIWPEFETITVPANDVVKLNVSLIAPNDFQSGNYQGFISFEGTNHTVNAPISFVVKEPVNQKDSLVLIDGKQSDDILYGNGYVKGAFDMTNRYMAGDWRQYYFDVGDDSINSAAIELSWKSDDTNLSVFVIDPKGRIIQSNMPSGVFGHFLGWPSLDWLGNSVFSQGGGFYPVKNKDNNSTVLYVPINQTGTYSLLAHTTLFGGDETTESVTLAAKFSNISSKNQPSQIQLNNTEIISTLKNETNSEFTDQVITNNSQTITNNSQTITYGDNNSSFNVGLSIGIGVGIAIGVVLFLILRQKPTNY, encoded by the coding sequence ATGCCCAAAGCGGCGATTCTTTTTTGTGTTATTCTTGTTTCAGGAATGTTTGTAAATTCTTATGCATATGTAGGTGGAGATATTCCTCTTGAAAATAAAATATCAATAAACAATTCTATTTTATTTGATTCTGATATTGTAAAAATAGATTCAGATTTTTTTAAACAAAATAATTTTAAGCGGTACATTATTTTTGGAACAGGTCCTGATGGGTCCAATTTTTTAAAAAACAATTCTCTTTATGGGATTGAATCTAGGGGGGGATTTTTTTATATTGCAGTACTTCCAGAGAATTCCATTTCAAATTTCGTTTCTAAAGGGTATAATGTAATTGAAGATCTCAAGCTAGACTTTCACTCTAATACATCTATTCCTGATGCATCAAGAATTGGAGAAATAACTGGATCTACTTTGGTACAAACAAAATACAATGTTAATGGACAAGGAATTAAAATAGGAATAGTAGATACAGGTGTTGATTTTTCAAATCTCGACATTCGAAGTTCCTTAGCTAGAGACAAAAACAATCATCCCATCATGCTTGATGCTGATGGACAGGGAATAGTCCTTACAAATTCAACTTTTTTTGCATTCATTGACAAGGATGGAATCATTCGAAACAACACAAAACCACTTCCAGAAGGAATGACTTCATCTGTTTATCAAACAAGAGATGGAATTTTTTTAAACATCTCTCAAAATGGTAAAGGAACAAAAATTCCAATTTACAACTCTTTTTTTCCACAATCTGGAAACGCTCCAATCTTTAGTGGAACATTAGATACTGATATGAAAATTGGTAGTGATAATAGAAATTATATCAAATCAAAAAGTGGAATTTACCACTTTGGAGTAATGTATCAGGGCGGTTTGGAAGGATCATTAGCAAGAATACAAGTAGTACCTATACTTGTAGTCGATTCTAATATTGCTGGAGTTTATGACACTATAATTCCTGATATGAGTACATCTTGGGAAGATTATACTAGATTTGATTTAAAATCAGGAGAGAGACCGAAATATGATTTTGATTTTACTGATGAAAAACCTATAGTTTTAGGAAGCGGAAATGAGTTTCTTGTTTATGATTCAAATGGTGATGGTAAAGCAGATTATAGTGCAGGAACAGTCGGTGCTCAAGTACTAGATGTTTATGGTGTAATTCAAAACAAAACATCCGATATTGATAAAACGCTAAATGCAATTAACGGTACTTTACTGCCTGCATTCGATTCCAAAGGAATGTTTTTTGGAGTGATGACGGATTTTGCAGGACATGGAACATCAAGTACCGCTTCAATTACATCAAAAGGCAATCAGACATATGACATTTACAACAATACAAATAAGTTTACAATCACTGGAGTTGCACCAGGTGCAAAAATTGTACCTGTAAAATCATTGTGGGTAGGCGATACTGTTTATGCATGGCTGTGGTTATCTGGTTTTGACAGTAATGATCATAGCTGGAATTTTACTGGAAAACCAAGAGTAGATATAATTTCAAACAGTTGGGGCATCTCAAACTTTCCATCATTTAATTCTGCACCTGGAATGGATATACTATCTGTGATACTAAGCATACTTGCTACTCCTCATTCACTTGATGATAATTATCCGGGAATAACAATTGTATCTAGTGCTGGAAATTCTGGACATGGATATGGAACAATTGGAATGCCAAACTCGTCTCCATTTGGAATAGCCGTAGGAGCTACTACAAACAATGTCTTTGTTGGATATGGTCCGTTTAAAGATCAACCTAGATTTGGTAATAATGCTTCTCATTTTAATGACGTAGTAGATTTTTCAAGCAGAGGACCCGGAATTATAGGTGATCCAAAACCTGACTTGATGAGTATCGGTGCACATGGTTTTACCCCATCAAATGTTATTAAAACAAAAAAAGATTCAAGGGATGAATCTTTTTCATTATTTGGAGGAACTAGTATGGCCGCACCTCTAGTTTCTGGAAGTGCAGCACTTCTGATGGAAGGACTAAACAAACAATCAGAAGCATATGATTCTTTTACAATCAAAAATATCTTAATGTCTACTGCTAAAGATCTTCAAAATGATCCATTTACTCAAGGAGCTGGGTTGGTAGATGCAAGTGCTGCATTAAGTTTTGTAAACGGTGAAGATGGAAAATTTATTGTTTACAATGACGCATCATACAATAACATCAAAGAAATTTTAAAACTCCCACTTGAAACAATTAACCCTGTATTTCTTGGATTTAAGAAATTTGAATTTCCAACAAAAACCATGCCTATGACAAGTTGGTTTGCAGGCCAATTACATCCTGGTGAATCTAGTAAAACAACTTTCACAATTGAAAATCCAACTGATAAGCCAATTCAAATATCTATCAAACCAACAACGATATCTCTGATCAAAAATACTCTATATGATGGAGAAACTAAAGTACAACAAAAAGATCCTATACTAAACAAATCAGATGCATTTATTCCAAATTACATCAAACTATCTGATATCAAAAACCCTAAAGAGTTAGGCGATCTTTTTGATGATAATTTAATTCCAGCAGAATCATCATTAATGATATTAAATCTTAATTTTCCATTTGATAATTTCATGAACAAAACAGATACTCTATATGCTAATGACATGAAGATCTCTTCATTATATCTTTATGATTGGATTGATAACAACAATGATACTAAAATATCTAGCAATGAATTATCAATGGTTAGCAGAGCTGGATCATGGGGAACAGTTCAAGAACTTAGGATCTCTGATCCAAATGAAAAATTTAATGGAACACCGTTAGTTGGTGTATATCCTACTCCAACTAGATACTCTTACTATCTAGGTGATACAAAACAAAATTCAACTTCAATGGAATATACATTATCTGCAAGCTATTATCAAAAAGATAAATGGCCTGTGATTTGGCCAGAGTTTGAAACAATTACTGTTCCTGCAAATGATGTTGTAAAATTAAATGTCTCATTAATTGCGCCAAATGATTTTCAATCTGGTAACTATCAGGGATTCATATCATTTGAAGGAACAAATCATACTGTAAATGCCCCGATATCATTTGTTGTTAAGGAACCAGTCAATCAAAAAGATTCGCTTGTATTAATTGATGGAAAGCAAAGTGATGATATTCTTTATGGTAATGGTTATGTCAAAGGCGCATTTGATATGACAAATAGATACATGGCAGGTGATTGGAGACAATATTATTTTGATGTAGGTGATGACTCGATAAATTCTGCAGCAATAGAATTATCTTGGAAATCTGATGACACAAACTTGTCTGTATTTGTTATCGATCCTAAAGGAAGAATAATTCAATCCAATATGCCATCTGGCGTATTTGGTCATTTTCTTGGCTGGCCTTCACTTGATTGGTTAGGTAATTCTGTTTTTAGTCAAGGTGGTGGATTCTATCCAGTAAAAAACAAAGATAATAATTCTACTGTACTTTATGTTCCAATAAATCAAACAGGCACATATTCTCTTTTAGCTCATACTACATTATTTGGTGGAGATGAAACTACAGAGTCAGTTACACTTGCAGCTAAATTTTCAAATATTTCTTCAAAAAACCAACCATCCCAAATTCAATTAAATAATACAGAAATTATATCAACTCTCAAAAACGAAACTAATTCTGAATTTACTGATCAAGTAATCACAAATAATTCTCAAACCATAACAAATAATTCTCAAACCATCACATATGGTGATAATAATTCATCATTTAATGTTGGATTATCTATTGGCATTGGAGTTGGAATTGCGATCGGAGTTGTTCTATTTTTGATTCTTAGACAAAAACCAACAAATTATTGA
- a CDS encoding methyl-accepting chemotaxis protein produces the protein MKSQILLLSFIILLIIPVNNAYSELKLFTTNQVYSEGEPLFVYGNGKPNETLIIRLFSPDDTIVGFDQLITDDDGSFNHVLLIWPKPTSSFPFGTYTIEAISTEQNGISQKLDVKFTSTTDLMEIPIERHILTSVFAPETAAINNPFRLFVQTTSDGLLIGDDPKDLLQTTHIHLPSGKVETISNAFSTLHQGLYYLDYTPKEEGTYVFHVVSFNQGTISHASVATNVLSQDLGGISNQIIELNSVLKETSDELDVLKSEIEGFGSTLEGASTNIDASVTSVSNSVSNIEEASSQLNSLFFPIVASIGIIVALQIAILARRR, from the coding sequence TTGAAATCACAAATTTTGTTATTGTCTTTTATTATATTATTGATTATTCCTGTAAATAATGCATATTCTGAATTAAAATTATTTACAACCAATCAAGTATATTCAGAAGGAGAACCTCTTTTTGTGTATGGTAATGGCAAACCAAATGAAACCTTGATAATTAGATTATTTTCACCAGATGACACTATTGTCGGATTTGATCAATTAATTACTGATGATGACGGTTCTTTTAATCATGTGTTATTAATATGGCCCAAACCGACTTCCAGCTTTCCATTTGGCACATATACTATAGAGGCAATTAGTACTGAACAAAACGGAATCTCTCAAAAACTAGATGTAAAATTTACATCTACAACAGACTTGATGGAGATACCAATAGAGCGACATATACTTACATCTGTATTTGCTCCAGAAACTGCAGCAATCAATAATCCTTTTAGACTATTTGTACAAACTACAAGTGATGGATTGTTAATCGGTGATGATCCAAAAGACCTGCTTCAAACAACGCATATTCATTTGCCTTCTGGAAAAGTAGAAACAATATCCAACGCATTTTCAACACTTCATCAGGGATTATACTATCTAGATTATACTCCAAAAGAAGAAGGAACATATGTTTTTCATGTCGTATCATTTAATCAAGGAACAATATCTCATGCGTCAGTAGCAACTAATGTCCTAAGCCAGGATTTGGGTGGAATCTCAAATCAAATAATAGAACTAAATTCAGTTCTAAAAGAAACATCAGATGAATTAGATGTATTAAAATCAGAAATTGAAGGATTTGGTTCAACTTTGGAGGGGGCTAGCACTAATATTGATGCAAGCGTAACTTCTGTATCAAATTCTGTATCTAACATTGAAGAGGCATCGTCTCAACTAAACTCGCTATTTTTCCCAATTGTGGCATCAATTGGAATCATTGTGGCACTTCAAATTGCAATACTTGCCAGAAGAAGATAG
- a CDS encoding ThiF family adenylyltransferase, which produces MANITFTIPSVLNQGGGEKKTEILADSLTDAFVKISQIMGDDFKRRVLESDGTPRSLINIYINGKNAKFSDGMNTVLNNGDEVYILPAVAGGSDELSAKELDRFSRQVMLEEIGYTGQLKLKNSKVCVIGVGGLGNPITSRLAAMGVGTLRIVDRDVIELSNLHRQTMFDESDVGQVKVEVAAKKLQKINPDCKIESLAVSINDYTAFEVVEGCDVVIDALDSVNARYALNNACVKFGIPFVTGAAVGVSGQAFTILPKESACYYCMFPELNEDTMPTCSIEGVHPSILSIVGGIEVSEAVKIITGKKPSLSQRILHIDLENLDFTSTKTFRAEECPICGTGKITSVPKQELILEELCGRNRGKRTYSITPTSTFDIDTNIVSNIAKKQGFIVENLGDLGLSLRTNDLSVSFMKKGSAVIVGSKDESDAILLYKNLLGRENTKTSL; this is translated from the coding sequence ATGGCAAACATCACATTTACAATTCCATCAGTGCTAAATCAAGGCGGTGGAGAAAAAAAAACAGAGATTTTAGCTGATTCTCTTACTGATGCGTTTGTAAAAATATCTCAAATCATGGGTGATGACTTTAAGAGACGAGTTTTAGAAAGCGATGGAACTCCACGTTCTCTGATTAATATTTACATTAACGGAAAAAACGCAAAATTTTCTGATGGAATGAACACTGTTCTAAATAACGGAGATGAAGTCTATATTCTCCCTGCAGTAGCTGGCGGCTCTGATGAATTATCTGCAAAAGAACTAGATAGATTTTCAAGACAAGTTATGCTTGAAGAAATTGGTTACACAGGACAACTAAAACTAAAAAATTCCAAAGTATGTGTTATAGGAGTTGGAGGATTAGGAAATCCAATTACATCAAGACTAGCTGCCATGGGTGTTGGTACTCTGAGAATTGTTGATAGAGATGTAATCGAATTATCTAATTTACATAGGCAAACAATGTTTGATGAGTCTGACGTTGGTCAAGTAAAAGTTGAAGTTGCAGCTAAAAAATTACAGAAAATAAATCCTGATTGTAAAATAGAATCCTTGGCAGTCTCAATAAACGATTACACCGCATTTGAAGTTGTAGAAGGATGTGATGTTGTAATTGATGCACTTGATAGTGTTAATGCAAGATATGCTCTAAATAACGCATGTGTAAAGTTTGGAATTCCTTTTGTTACTGGTGCAGCAGTAGGAGTATCAGGACAAGCGTTTACAATTTTACCAAAAGAATCTGCATGTTATTATTGCATGTTTCCTGAACTAAATGAAGATACAATGCCGACTTGTAGTATTGAAGGAGTTCATCCGTCCATACTTTCTATTGTTGGTGGAATAGAAGTATCAGAAGCTGTAAAAATCATTACTGGAAAAAAACCTAGTCTGTCACAACGAATTCTTCACATTGATTTAGAAAATCTTGATTTTACCAGCACAAAAACATTTAGAGCTGAAGAATGTCCAATTTGTGGAACTGGAAAAATTACATCTGTGCCAAAACAAGAATTAATTTTAGAAGAACTGTGTGGAAGAAATCGTGGAAAGCGAACTTATTCTATAACTCCAACTTCGACATTTGATATTGATACAAACATCGTTTCTAACATTGCAAAAAAACAAGGATTCATAGTAGAAAATCTTGGTGACCTGGGATTGTCATTGAGAACAAATGATCTATCTGTTAGTTTTATGAAAAAAGGCTCGGCAGTAATTGTTGGTTCAAAAGATGAGAGTGATGCTATTTTGTTATACAAAAACTTGCTTGGTAGAGAAAATACAAAAACTAGCCTATAA
- a CDS encoding threonine synthase: protein MARTSLQCRECKKQYDTAFKYICDDCFGPLDVKYDFPTVTKNTFMNREHNYWRYFELLPIENKSNIISIGAGMTPLIKADNLGKKLGLNNLYIKNDSVNPTFSFKDRPAGVAISKAKEFGLSAVGCASTGNLASATAAHAAKAGLPCHVFAPSNIEMAKIAQALSYGANYIAVDGTYDDANRIAAQIGDSKGIGIVNINMRSHYVEGSKTLAYEVAEQLDWQVPDQLIVPVGSGAMLNAICKGFEELQTVSLLNDVSNMHMIAAQPHGCAPIVDAFKKNSKEVIPVENPDTIAKSLAIGDPGDGRYVLKRLAQYNGFAEECNNKEILDAILLLARTEGIFTEPAGGVSVAVLQKMIDQGKIDKNDSVVCYVTGNGLKATEAIMEVLQKPKVMKANIAEISAVVN, encoded by the coding sequence TTGGCTAGAACATCACTACAATGCAGAGAATGCAAAAAACAATACGATACTGCTTTCAAGTATATCTGCGATGACTGTTTTGGACCACTTGATGTAAAATATGATTTTCCTACAGTTACAAAAAATACCTTTATGAATCGTGAGCATAATTATTGGCGATATTTTGAATTATTGCCAATAGAAAACAAATCTAATATTATCAGTATTGGCGCGGGAATGACACCTCTTATCAAAGCTGATAATCTTGGAAAAAAATTAGGATTAAACAATCTATACATCAAAAATGATTCTGTAAATCCAACATTTTCATTTAAGGATAGGCCTGCAGGAGTTGCAATATCAAAAGCAAAAGAATTTGGACTATCTGCTGTTGGTTGTGCATCCACTGGTAACTTGGCATCTGCAACTGCAGCACATGCAGCAAAAGCTGGATTGCCATGTCATGTATTTGCACCAAGTAATATTGAGATGGCAAAAATTGCACAGGCGTTATCTTATGGTGCAAACTACATTGCAGTAGATGGAACTTATGATGATGCAAATAGAATAGCTGCACAGATTGGTGACAGTAAAGGAATAGGAATTGTAAATATTAACATGCGTTCTCATTACGTCGAAGGATCTAAAACACTTGCATATGAAGTTGCAGAACAACTTGACTGGCAAGTCCCTGATCAACTTATAGTTCCTGTAGGAAGTGGTGCAATGCTTAATGCAATTTGTAAAGGATTTGAAGAATTACAAACAGTTTCATTGTTAAATGATGTGTCAAATATGCATATGATAGCAGCACAACCACACGGATGCGCCCCTATTGTGGATGCATTCAAGAAAAACAGCAAAGAAGTAATCCCAGTCGAAAATCCAGATACTATTGCAAAGAGTTTAGCAATAGGTGATCCTGGAGATGGTAGATATGTTTTGAAACGATTAGCACAGTACAATGGGTTTGCCGAAGAATGTAACAACAAAGAAATTTTAGATGCTATTTTACTTTTGGCAAGAACTGAGGGAATATTTACAGAACCTGCAGGTGGTGTATCTGTAGCTGTGCTTCAAAAAATGATTGACCAAGGAAAGATTGACAAAAATGATTCTGTAGTGTGTTATGTCACTGGAAATGGATTAAAAGCCACTGAGGCAATAATGGAAGTATTACAAAAACCCAAAGTAATGAAGGCAAATATTGCAGAAATATCGGCGGTAGTAAACTAG
- the hisI gene encoding phosphoribosyl-AMP cyclohydrolase, translated as MRKSVEDIDFTKSDGLIPVIVQDANTKDVLTLAYSNKESLELTKKTGNSWFWSRSRNKLWMKGEESGNTQKVKEILVDCDSDAVIYLVEPLGPACHTGEKVCFHNNLDK; from the coding sequence ATGAGAAAATCTGTTGAAGATATTGATTTTACAAAAAGTGATGGATTAATTCCCGTCATTGTTCAGGATGCAAATACAAAAGATGTTTTAACATTAGCTTACTCAAATAAAGAATCATTGGAACTAACTAAAAAAACTGGTAACTCTTGGTTTTGGAGTCGTTCTAGAAATAAACTCTGGATGAAAGGCGAAGAATCTGGAAATACGCAAAAAGTAAAAGAAATTCTTGTAGATTGTGATTCTGATGCAGTTATTTATCTTGTAGAGCCATTAGGACCTGCATGTCATACTGGCGAGAAAGTTTGCTTTCACAACAATTTAGACAAATAA
- the hisF gene encoding imidazole glycerol phosphate synthase subunit HisF, with protein MTLTKRIIPCLDVKNGRVVKGLHFESIKDAGDPVELAEKYSNEGADELVFLDITASDEQRKTIKDLVRKVASVIDIPFTVGGGVKSLEDARNILLNGADKVGINTGAIKNPNVISELMQLFGRQCVVVAIDAKRNYDLKQDKNIFSENGKKFWFEVFIYGGKEATGVDVLEWAKKIEKLGAGEILLTSIDKDGTKDGYDLILTREIVNSVSIPVIASGGCGKPDDMVNVFKESNADAALAASIFHYQTHGVNGVKKYLKDKQIPVRL; from the coding sequence ATGACTCTGACAAAGAGAATCATTCCATGTCTTGATGTAAAAAATGGACGAGTTGTAAAGGGTCTTCATTTTGAATCTATCAAAGATGCTGGAGATCCTGTTGAATTGGCTGAAAAATATAGTAACGAGGGCGCAGATGAACTAGTTTTTTTAGATATTACGGCATCTGACGAACAAAGAAAAACAATCAAGGATTTGGTTCGAAAAGTTGCATCTGTAATTGATATCCCATTTACAGTTGGAGGTGGGGTAAAATCATTAGAAGATGCAAGAAATATTTTGCTTAATGGTGCCGATAAAGTTGGTATCAACACAGGCGCAATAAAAAATCCTAATGTTATTTCTGAATTAATGCAACTATTTGGGAGACAATGTGTTGTAGTTGCCATCGATGCTAAAAGAAACTATGATCTTAAACAAGATAAGAATATTTTTTCTGAAAATGGAAAAAAATTCTGGTTTGAAGTCTTCATTTATGGTGGAAAAGAAGCAACTGGTGTTGATGTTCTTGAATGGGCAAAAAAAATAGAAAAACTTGGTGCAGGCGAAATACTTCTAACTAGTATTGATAAGGATGGAACCAAAGACGGTTATGATCTCATTCTAACTAGGGAGATTGTAAACTCTGTATCTATTCCAGTAATAGCCTCAGGAGGATGTGGTAAGCCTGATGATATGGTCAATGTATTCAAGGAATCAAACGCTGATGCTGCATTGGCTGCTTCAATATTTCATTATCAAACACATGGTGTAAATGGAGTTAAAAAATATCTTAAAGACAAGCAAATTCCTGTAAGATTATAA